In the genome of Chloroflexota bacterium, the window GCGGTGGTTGGTATCCTGACCATCAGTTGCGTTTATTGCAGCGCAGCAAAGCCCAGTACGAGACCAGCCGTTTAGTCCATGAATTAGTCATTTTAGATGGCCTCAAAGGTCGCTTAACCCAACATCTTGAGCATATTAACATAGAATCGTGGGCCGAATTGCGCGAAAAACAGCAGCGTTATGCGCAAGCCGAGGCTGCCACGCTCTATCGTAATGGCGTGCGCGTCAAGCCCCAAAACTATATTTTGCAGCCATTGCGGGCGATTTGGCGGCGCTATATCACGTGGGGCGGCTATCGCGATGGCTTGTTGGGCATGCTTTTGGCCTTGGTGATGGGCTGGTATGAGTTTAAAATGTATCTGGCTTTGGCCAAACATAGAGCTTAAATCAAAATGGGTTGGGGAAATTGCCCCAGCCCATTCTTGACTTGACATCATTGTTAATGTCTTCGCTCGCTTACTTAACCTTTGGTTTCTTGAGAAAGTTCAAAAAGGAACCAAACTCGATTTTCGGCCTGATCGATCATTGGTTCAAGCTCGCTAGCGGTGGCTACATCATTGGCCTCATCAGCAACATCGTGGGCTTTGCGCAGATTTTTCACCAAGGTTTGATTATCGCCGACCAACTCAGTTAGCATAGTGGCTGGCTCAACAAACTCAGCATTATTATCATCAATTGTTTGCAATTCGCTGATATGGCCAATTGAGCGCA includes:
- a CDS encoding glycosyltransferase family 2 protein codes for the protein MLLSVAIIARDEERHIGAALASIGDLAAEIVVLLDPRTRDRTAEICLQAGARVVEVVFESFPAQRNRALAECQGDWVLFLDADERITRNLQHEIRQLLQGQPEYAGYWIPRFNRYWGRALRGGGWYPDHQLRLLQRSKAQYETSRLVHELVILDGLKGRLTQHLEHINIESWAELREKQQRYAQAEAATLYRNGVRVKPQNYILQPLRAIWRRYITWGGYRDGLLGMLLALVMGWYEFKMYLALAKHRA
- a CDS encoding DNA starvation/stationary phase protection protein; this encodes MDKRLKTPTDLDTKATGPVIEALNRSLANSFALYMKYKNFHWHLTGRHFRDLHLMFDEHANQIFATTDILAERARRIGGTSLRSIGHISELQTIDDNNAEFVEPATMLTELVGDNQTLVKNLRKAHDVADEANDVATASELEPMIDQAENRVWFLFELSQETKG